The sequence TGACGGCGTGGTTGCCTGGGCTGCCGAAGCTGAGGCCAATCAGGAGGAAGCGGCGCAGGCTGCGGCGCGATGGTTCGGCGAGCCGCTGACAGCAGTTTAACGCAGGCGGCAGCTTCGACAGAAGCGCATCGACAGAAGCGCATCGACATGACGCGCGTCCGTTGCCCATGAAGTGACCAGACGAATCAGTTTGCCGTTGACGGCGGGAACGACGTTCAACCGCAGGCAAGAATGGCGACGGCAGGTCTGGACACCTAGCGCTGCTGCGACGCTTGGTGCAATCGTCCGACTGCCAGCGCCAGTTCATCCGGCGTCATCGATGCAAATCCCAGCCGCAAGCCGTTGACCGCCTGGTCGAGCGGCGAGAATTGGCGGCCGCTGCGCACGAAGAGCTGCTTGCCGGCGGCCTGCCGCACCATCGCGTCGACGTCGATGTCTTCCCTGAAAGTGACCCACAAGGCCAGTCCGCCTTCGGGGTTGCGCAGCGTGATGCATTCTCCGAAATGGCCATGTAAGGATTCCAGCAGGGCATCCTTGCGCGCGCGATAGAGTTTGGAGGCACGCCGCAAATGCCTGCGCAGTTCGCCATCGGCGATCAGGTCGGCCAACATCTTTTGCACGACGGCATCGCCGTGGGTGGAGATCAGCAACTGATTTTTGTTCAGCGTGCCGATCAGGTTTTCGGGACCGACTACAAAACCGCAGCGGAATGACGAACCCAGCAGCTTCGACAGCGAGCCGATATAAATCACGTTGCGCTGCCGCGCGTCGCTGGCCAGCGGCAGGTAAGGCCGTCCCTCGAAATGATATTCGTGGTCGTAGTCTTCTTCGATGATGGTGAAGCGATGCTGCTGCGCCAGTGCCAGCAACTTTTGCCGGCGGTCGACGCGCAGGCTGACCGTGCTCGGAAACTGGTGGTGCGGCGTCAGGTAAATCAATCGTACCGGCCGTTGCAGGCACAGCGCCTCGATCTGGTCCACCCGGCAGCCGTCCTGATCGACGTCGACCACTTCAATCTGCGCACCCAGTGCGCGAAATATCGCCCACGCCGGCGGGTAACTGAGCCGTTCCACCAGTACTAGGTCGCCGGGCCGAATCAGCGCGGCTGCAGCCAGATGCAGCGCCATCTGCGTGCCTTGTGTGAGGCAGATATTCGATGCACTGGCAGCCAGGCCGCGCGTGCTGCGCAGCATGTCGGCCAGCGCTGTGCACAACTGCTCGGCCGATTCCTGATTGCCGTACTTGACCCAATTGGATTTGAAGGCTGCCTTCATTGCATTACGATAATAACGATGCAACACGGCTTGCGGCAGCAGGCGATGGTCGGGCGCACCGTTGTCGAAGTACATGGTGTCGCGCGTTCTGCCGGCCTGCGCTGAGGGGACATGAAGATCGTCGAAGTACAGCGGCAGATCGCTGGCGACGAGGTCCGGCGCAAAGCTTGCGTCGTCAGCAGCGCCGCGTTTC comes from Collimonas pratensis and encodes:
- a CDS encoding PLP-dependent aminotransferase family protein, giving the protein MVQMRKWQLLLNLDLDHSGGKASYRKIVDCLAGAIQSGRLEPGAALPGTRELAHILDVNRKTVILAYEEAIVKGWLVSEPRRGTFVNTLFAPTAAPGKPPQKKRGAADDASFAPDLVASDLPLYFDDLHVPSAQAGRTRDTMYFDNGAPDHRLLPQAVLHRYYRNAMKAAFKSNWVKYGNQESAEQLCTALADMLRSTRGLAASASNICLTQGTQMALHLAAAALIRPGDLVLVERLSYPPAWAIFRALGAQIEVVDVDQDGCRVDQIEALCLQRPVRLIYLTPHHQFPSTVSLRVDRRQKLLALAQQHRFTIIEEDYDHEYHFEGRPYLPLASDARQRNVIYIGSLSKLLGSSFRCGFVVGPENLIGTLNKNQLLISTHGDAVVQKMLADLIADGELRRHLRRASKLYRARKDALLESLHGHFGECITLRNPEGGLALWVTFREDIDVDAMVRQAAGKQLFVRSGRQFSPLDQAVNGLRLGFASMTPDELALAVGRLHQASQQR